A genomic stretch from Telopea speciosissima isolate NSW1024214 ecotype Mountain lineage chromosome 7, Tspe_v1, whole genome shotgun sequence includes:
- the LOC122668295 gene encoding probable disease resistance RPP8-like protein 2, giving the protein MKQLTYFRCLNTYGLSCHTHDNKPLLLVGLKNLSTLVLPWNKELQLEYSLPTLAILKKLRLYDIDNAETVMRLLYRCRWDRLQCLSLHFRIPFHNYIRISFPSISSYGCLWKMHLSGELKKLPSYFPPNLTKLLLESDKLKEDPIPTLETITNLESLLLYSDGYGITKYCFSAKGFGRLRYLRLGFLYNLEELEVENGALPCLVHLQIKDCERLRMLPERLRFITTLKKLEVIDMPDRFSRRLRKYGEDCYKIQHIPSVTIQRT; this is encoded by the coding sequence ATGAAACAATTGACTTATTTTCGTTGTCTCAATACCTATGGTTTGAGTTGTCATACTCACGATAACAAACCTTTGCTATTGGTTGGACTGAAGAATCTCTCGACTCTGGTGCTTCCGTGGAACAAAGAGTTGCAGCTGGAATATTCTCTACCAACATTGGCAATTCTTAAAAAATTGCGTTTATATGACATCGACAATGCTGAAACTGTTATGCGTCTATTATATAGATGCAGATGGGATCGCCTCCAATGCTTGAGTTTGCACTTTCGGATTCCCTTTCATAATTACATTCGTATTTCCTTTCCATCAATTTCTAGTTACGGCTGCTTATGGAAAATGCATCTATCAGGAGAGCTAAAGAAATTACCATCGTACTTCCCACCAAATCTAACTAAGCTTTTGTTGGAATCGGATAAGTTGAAAGAAGATCCAATTCCAACTTTGGAAACGATAACAAACTTGGAAAGTCTTCTGTTATATTCTGATGGTTACGGGATCACCAAATATTGTTTCTCAGCAAAGGGATTTGGAAGACTTCGATACTTACGACTTGGATTTTTATATAACTTGGAGGAATTGGAAGTGGAGAACGGAGCATTGCCATGTCTTGTTCATCTACAAATCAAGGATTGTGAAAGGTTAAGAATGCTTCCTGAACGATTAAGATTCATCACTACCCTCAAGAAATTGGAGGTAATAGACATGCCTGACAGATTCAGCAGAAGGCTCCGAAAATATGGGGAGGATTGTTACAAAATCCAACACATACCCTCTGTCACAATACAACGCACTTGA
- the LOC122668296 gene encoding putative disease resistance protein At1g50180 — MAQSVVSSVAQYIGGLLVQEAELLGGVTDQILKIQNEMVRMQCFLKDADARQDESALVRNWVSEIRELAYDVEDTIDAYILEAKYASSFDPRKYIRLHKIGKKIETLQSKIQDITRSIQSYGFIRTAGQGEETSSTTVKQQQLRQSYPHYDDEDVVDIQDNIKFLVEELINKEGPHLVSIVGMGGLGKTTIAKKVYNHDHVKLHFDCCAWSFISQQYQGRTILLGIIRKVCNLNEETRLETLNDGELTEKLYKLLQDKCYLVVLDDIWSMDAWNFLKPSFPKGKKGSKILFTTRIKDVALHADRFGFLHEPACLTAELSWVLFCKKAFLWKNDASSSSSLYHPEVEKKEKLGRDMIEKCGGLPLAIVVLGGLLSTKESINEWEMIVKDIGRYLNKAQQEHHGVSWILSLSYHNLTFYLKPCFLYLGLYPEDAEVHKRELIQKWIVEGFIQQHNNGQETIEEEIGDEYLVELINRSMVQVGRRSFRGKVKYCRMHDLMRDLCLKEAEKENFLCTFDGRSSSIGDSYSSSSSSSTSLVTSTSDHQKMRRHAVHFTCDRRYVSMEQSTRSTHLRAFFLWELKSSNPVESIGTLKFVCKKFKFLRVLELQGIKIDRLPRAIGKLIHLRYLSVSATSKNKGSTNHR; from the coding sequence ATGGCTCAGTCTGTTGTGTCCTCTGTTGCACAATACATTGGTGGCCTGCTGGTGCAAGAAGCAGAACTTTTAGGTGGGGTGACCGATCAGATTTTGAAGATCCAAAATGAAATGGTGCGGATGCAGTGCTTCTTAAAAGACGCAGATGCAAGACAGGATGAAAGCGCACTTGTTCGTAATTGGGTTTCAGAAATCAGAGAGCTTGCATACGATGTGGAGGATACCATAGACGCCTATATTCTCGAAGCAAAGTATGCAAGCTCCTTCGATCCAAGAAAATATATACGACTTCacaaaattgggaaaaagatcgAAACCCTTCAATCCAAGATCCAGGACATCACTCGCAGTATACAATCTTATGGCTTCATAAGAACAGCAGGCCAAGGAGAAGAAACGAGCTCTACAACTGTGAAGCAGCAACAGTTGAGACAATCCTATCCACActatgatgatgaagatgttgTCGACATACAGGACAACATTAAGTTTTTGGTTGAAGAGTTGATCAATAAGGAAGGCCCTCATCTGGTTTCCATTGTTGGGATGGGTGGACTAGGTAAAACTACTATTGCCAAAAAGGTCTACAATCATGATCATGTTAAGCTTCATTTTGATTGTTGTGCTTGGAGTTTTATTTCCCAACAATACCAAGGAAGAACCATTTTGCTGGGAATCATAAGGAAAGTTTGCAATCTAAATGAAGAAACGAGACTTGAGACTTTGAATGATGGAGAGTTGACAGAGAAACTTTACAAGTTACTGCAAGACAAGTGCTATCTAGTGGTCCTTGATGATATATGGAGCATGGatgcttggaattttctaaaaccgTCATTTCccaaaggaaagaagggaagcaAAATATTGTTCACCACTAGAATCAAAGATGTTGCACTTCATGCGGATCGATTCGGCTTTCTTCATGAACCTGCCTGTTTAACAGCGGAACTAAGTTGGGTACTGTTCTGTAAGAAAGCATTTCTTTGGAAGAATGATGCTTCAAGTTCTTCTTCCTTGTACCATCCAGaagtagagaagaaagagaaattggGAAGGGATATGATTGAAAAATGTGGAGGTCTGCCTCTAGCCATTGTTGTACTTGGAGGCTTGCTGTCAACGAAGGAGTCAATTAATGAATGGGAGATGATCGTTAAAGACATTGGCAGATATTTGAACAAAGCCCAACAAGAACATCATGGAGTCTCATGGATATTGTCTTTGAGTTACCATAATTTAACTTTTTACTTAAAACCTTGTTTTCTCTACTTAGGTCTCTACCCAGAGGATGCCGAAGTCCATAAAAGAGAATTGATCCAAAAGTGGATAGTAGAAGGTTTTATTCAACAACATAATAATGGACAAGAAACAATAGAGGAGGAAATAGGAGACGAATACTTGGTTGAGCTTATTAACAGATCAATGGTTCAAGTGGGTAGAAGGAGTTTCCGTGGGAAAGTTAAATATTGCCGTATGCACGACTTAATGCGAGACTTATGCTTGAAGGAGGCAGAAAAAGAGAATTTTCTTTGTACTTTTGATGGTAGAAGCTCCTCAATAGGagattcttattcttcttcttcttcttcttccacttctctgGTGACATCAACCTCTGATCATCAAAAAATGCGGAGACACGCTGTCCACTTCACTTGTGACAGGAGGTATGTTTCTATGGAACAATCCACAAGAAGTACACATCTTCGTGCCTTCTTCTTATGGGAATTGAAGTCATCAAATCCAGTTGAATCCATTGGGACCTTAAAGTTTGTGTGCAAGAAATTCAAATTTCTTAGGGTCCTAGAGCTTCAGGGTATTAAGATTGATAGATTGCCAAGAGCCATAGGGAAGTTAATTCACTTGAGATACTTGAGTGTGTCAGCGACCAGCAAAAATAAAGGTTCCACCAACCATAGGTAA